Proteins encoded in a region of the Streptomyces violaceoruber genome:
- a CDS encoding carbonic anhydrase has protein sequence MQPLIDNARMFGQRPEEFTGHAEGQSPEVLFITCSDSRVVPALITGARPGQLFELRTAGNIVPPHGTGHPSGEAATVEYAVQVLGVADIVVCGHSHCGAVGALVRGDDLTAVPAVRDWLAHAADEPKPCDPADPTVAGAVQHHVLAQLLRLRSYPCVERRLADGRLRLHGWYYEVHTGLVRAHRADTDAFETL, from the coding sequence ATGCAACCCCTCATCGACAACGCCCGCATGTTCGGACAGCGCCCTGAGGAGTTCACCGGGCACGCCGAAGGCCAGTCGCCCGAAGTCCTGTTCATCACCTGCTCCGACTCCCGGGTCGTGCCCGCCCTGATCACGGGCGCCCGGCCCGGCCAGCTCTTCGAACTGCGCACCGCGGGCAACATCGTCCCGCCCCACGGAACCGGGCACCCTTCCGGCGAAGCGGCCACCGTCGAGTACGCCGTCCAGGTCCTCGGCGTCGCCGACATCGTGGTCTGCGGCCACTCGCACTGCGGCGCCGTCGGCGCGCTGGTGCGCGGCGACGACCTGACCGCCGTGCCCGCCGTGCGCGACTGGCTGGCGCACGCGGCCGACGAGCCGAAGCCCTGCGACCCCGCCGATCCGACGGTCGCCGGGGCCGTGCAGCACCACGTACTGGCGCAACTGCTGCGCCTGCGCTCCTACCCCTGCGTCGAGCGGCGGCTGGCGGACGGCCGGCTGCGGCTGCACGGCTGGTACTACGAGGTCCACACCGGCCTCGTGCGCGCGCACCGCGCGGACACCGACGCGTTCGAGACCCTGTGA
- the zapE gene encoding cell division protein ZapE codes for MSSSSPASVPAPITGTAPATVSLCAREPRVPADRLVAEMVPPPRFDSVRFGTYVPDPNQPSQSEAVRVLEDFAGGLGEAPGTGGGRRGFFGMGRGRAPKTPAGPRGVYLDGGYGVGKTHLLASLWHATPAEPSRKAFGTFVELTNLVGALGFQQTVQTLSGHRLLCIDEFELDDPGDTVLVSSLLARLVEAGVALAATSNTLPGKLGEGRFAAADFLREIQGLSAHFRALRIDGEDYRHRGLPEAPAPYSDEQVTRAARATEGASLDDFAALLDHLARVHPSRYGALTDGLTAVCLTGVHPVPDQSTALRLVVLADRLYDREVPVLASGLPFDRLFGEEMLKGGYRKKYFRAISRLTALARDAARLVDTA; via the coding sequence GTGTCGTCCTCCTCTCCCGCCTCCGTCCCCGCTCCGATAACCGGGACGGCTCCGGCCACGGTGTCCCTGTGCGCCCGTGAGCCCCGTGTCCCCGCGGACCGCCTGGTCGCCGAGATGGTGCCCCCGCCCCGTTTCGACTCCGTCCGCTTCGGCACGTACGTCCCGGACCCGAACCAGCCCAGCCAGAGCGAGGCCGTCCGGGTCCTCGAGGACTTCGCGGGCGGACTGGGCGAGGCGCCCGGCACGGGAGGCGGCAGGCGCGGCTTCTTCGGGATGGGCCGCGGCAGGGCGCCGAAGACCCCGGCCGGCCCCCGCGGCGTCTACCTCGACGGCGGTTACGGCGTCGGCAAGACCCACCTGCTGGCCTCCCTGTGGCACGCCACCCCCGCCGAGCCCTCCCGCAAGGCCTTCGGCACCTTCGTCGAGCTGACCAACCTCGTCGGCGCCCTCGGTTTCCAGCAGACCGTGCAGACGCTGTCCGGGCACCGTCTGCTGTGCATCGACGAGTTCGAGCTGGACGACCCGGGCGACACCGTCCTCGTCTCCAGCCTGCTCGCCCGGCTCGTGGAGGCCGGCGTGGCGCTCGCCGCCACCTCCAACACGCTGCCGGGCAAGCTCGGCGAGGGCCGGTTCGCGGCGGCCGACTTCCTGCGCGAGATCCAGGGCCTGTCCGCCCACTTCCGCGCCCTGCGCATCGACGGCGAGGACTACCGCCACCGCGGTCTGCCCGAGGCCCCGGCGCCGTACTCCGACGAGCAGGTGACCCGCGCGGCGCGGGCCACCGAGGGTGCCTCCCTGGACGACTTCGCCGCCCTCCTCGACCACCTCGCCCGCGTTCACCCCAGCCGCTACGGCGCCCTGACCGACGGCCTGACGGCGGTGTGCCTCACCGGCGTGCACCCGGTGCCGGACCAGTCGACGGCGCTGCGGCTCGTGGTGCTCGCGGACCGGCTCTACGACCGCGAGGTGCCCGTCCTGGCCTCCGGGCTGCCCTTCGACCGGCTGTTCGGCGAGGAGATGCTGAAGGGCGGCTACCGCAAGAAGTACTTCCGGGCGATCTCCCGGCTCACCGCGCTGGCCCGGGACGCGGCGCGGCTGGTGGACACGGCCTGA
- a CDS encoding ABC transporter ATP-binding protein: MRRELRLDGVGRRYGLRGPWVLRGVELGVPPGALVRVEGANGTGKSTLLRLLAGIDAPTEGRVTGRPRTAYVPERFPPALPFTAAQYLTHLGTVHGLSRRAAARAAGHWLERLGAAGYADTRLSRLSKGSSQKVAVAQALLAEPELLVLDEAWTGLDADARGELERAVAERTAVGGAVVFVDHDPRRLAGVPDAVYAVRDGSLHRRTGPAPVSAGPRVVVRVQGPAGAVLPADVHRTAASAEETGPGSHTLTVPASHSDVLLRTLLTARPPWHVVSVHAPEERR, from the coding sequence ATGCGACGCGAGCTACGGCTGGACGGTGTGGGCCGCCGCTACGGTCTGCGCGGTCCGTGGGTGCTGCGCGGGGTCGAGCTGGGCGTGCCGCCCGGCGCCCTCGTCCGCGTCGAGGGCGCCAACGGCACCGGCAAGTCGACCCTGCTGCGCCTGCTCGCCGGGATCGACGCCCCCACCGAGGGCCGGGTCACCGGCCGCCCGCGCACCGCCTACGTCCCCGAACGCTTCCCGCCCGCCCTGCCCTTCACCGCCGCCCAGTACCTCACCCACCTCGGTACCGTCCACGGCCTGTCCCGCCGGGCGGCGGCCCGTGCCGCCGGGCACTGGCTGGAGCGGCTGGGGGCCGCCGGGTACGCCGACACGCGGCTCTCCCGGCTGTCCAAGGGCAGCAGTCAGAAGGTGGCGGTGGCGCAGGCCCTGCTCGCCGAGCCGGAGCTGCTCGTGCTCGACGAGGCCTGGACCGGGCTGGACGCGGACGCGCGGGGCGAGTTGGAGCGGGCGGTCGCCGAACGGACCGCGGTCGGCGGCGCCGTGGTCTTCGTCGATCACGATCCGCGCCGCCTGGCAGGCGTGCCCGACGCCGTGTACGCCGTGCGCGACGGCAGCCTGCACCGCCGTACCGGACCGGCCCCGGTGTCCGCGGGGCCGCGGGTCGTCGTGCGGGTGCAGGGGCCGGCCGGTGCCGTCCTCCCCGCCGACGTGCACCGCACGGCCGCCTCGGCCGAGGAGACCGGCCCCGGATCCCACACGCTCACCGTTCCCGCCTCGCACTCCGACGTCCTGCTGCGCACGCTCCTGACCGCCCGGCCGCCCTGGCACGTGGTGAGCGTGCACGCCCCCGAGGAGCGCCGATGA
- a CDS encoding slipin family protein, which produces MVQELLTAAAAVGSAGVLYVASAARVVKQYERGVVFRLGRLAGQVRGPGFTMIVPFVDRLHKVNMQIITLPVPAQEGITRDNVTVRVDAVVYFKVVDAANALVRVEDYRFAVSQMAQTSLRSIIGKSDLDDLLSDREKLNQGLELMIDSPAVGWGVQIDRVEIKDVSLPDTMKRSMARQAEADRERRARVINADAELQASKVLAEAAREMSETPAALQLRLLQTVVAVAAEKNSTLVLPFPVELLRFLEKAQEHPVEHRVER; this is translated from the coding sequence ATGGTCCAGGAGCTTCTGACCGCGGCCGCCGCCGTCGGCAGCGCGGGCGTCCTGTACGTCGCCTCGGCAGCACGGGTCGTCAAGCAGTACGAACGCGGGGTGGTCTTCCGGCTCGGACGGCTCGCGGGGCAGGTGCGCGGTCCCGGGTTCACCATGATCGTGCCGTTCGTGGACCGGCTGCACAAGGTGAACATGCAGATCATCACGCTGCCCGTGCCCGCCCAGGAGGGCATCACCCGTGACAACGTCACCGTGCGGGTGGACGCGGTCGTGTACTTCAAGGTGGTCGATGCGGCCAACGCGCTGGTCCGGGTCGAGGACTACCGGTTCGCCGTCTCGCAGATGGCCCAGACCTCGCTGCGCTCCATCATCGGCAAGAGCGACCTGGACGATCTGCTGTCCGACCGGGAGAAGCTGAACCAGGGGCTGGAGCTGATGATCGACAGTCCCGCGGTCGGCTGGGGCGTGCAGATCGACCGGGTCGAGATCAAGGACGTGTCCCTGCCGGACACCATGAAGCGCTCGATGGCCCGCCAGGCCGAGGCGGACCGGGAGCGACGCGCCCGGGTGATCAACGCGGACGCCGAGTTGCAGGCCTCGAAGGTGCTCGCGGAGGCGGCCCGGGAGATGTCCGAGACGCCCGCGGCGCTGCAACTGCGGTTGCTCCAGACGGTCGTGGCGGTGGCCGCCGAGAAGAACTCCACCCTGGTGCTGCCCTTCCCCGTGGAGCTGCTGCGGTTCCTGGAGAAGGCGCAGGAGCACCCGGTCGAGCACCGGGTCGAGCGGTGA
- a CDS encoding PhoX family protein: MSTSRNAATRRQVLARTGALGAGIAFTGALSELFAGTAAAQPLGHTGYGPLVPDPDGLLDLPKGFRYRVLSREGDRLRSGEGPVPSNHDGMSAFPGRSSGRHGRTTHLVRNHENREDGRVPVPTVEGLTYDPQGKGGCTALTLDSRNHVLSERVAIAGTAVNCAGGPTPWHTWLTCEETEDRAGTNGYTKDHGFIFEVDPVDPHRTGAVPLTAMGRFQHEAIAVDPRRGVVYETEDAFERPFGLFYRFLPEKPLGGRGSLRAGGRLQAMRVPGVPDLSSIQETGATFDRVEWVDVPDPLADGTPIRFQDFGRGGITHAQKLEGCYWGGRSVYFVSSFAHSEEGSAADHYGQIWRYDPERRRLTLVIVFGPDTDVQLPGESPDNICLAPSGGLMVCEDGNGAQHVFGVTRRGEVYAMARGAQNIGTEEEPEWGEFAGVTFSPDGDTMYVNCYTPGTTFAVTGPWRR, translated from the coding sequence ATGTCCACGTCCCGCAACGCGGCGACCCGCCGCCAGGTGCTCGCGCGTACCGGAGCCCTGGGCGCAGGCATCGCCTTCACCGGCGCCCTCTCCGAGCTTTTCGCCGGCACCGCCGCCGCCCAGCCCCTCGGCCACACCGGCTACGGCCCCCTGGTCCCCGACCCCGACGGACTGCTGGACCTGCCCAAGGGCTTCCGCTACCGGGTGCTGTCCCGCGAGGGCGACCGGCTGCGCTCCGGGGAGGGCCCGGTGCCCTCCAACCACGACGGCATGTCCGCCTTCCCGGGGCGCTCCTCCGGCAGACACGGCCGCACCACCCACCTCGTCCGCAACCACGAGAACCGCGAGGACGGCCGCGTCCCCGTCCCGACGGTCGAGGGCCTCACCTACGACCCGCAGGGCAAGGGCGGCTGTACGGCGCTGACGCTGGACTCGCGCAACCACGTCCTGTCCGAGCGGGTCGCGATCGCCGGTACGGCCGTCAACTGCGCGGGCGGTCCCACCCCCTGGCACACCTGGCTGACCTGCGAGGAGACCGAGGACAGGGCCGGGACCAACGGCTACACCAAGGACCACGGCTTCATCTTCGAGGTCGACCCGGTCGACCCGCACCGCACCGGGGCGGTGCCGCTGACCGCGATGGGCCGCTTCCAGCACGAGGCGATCGCCGTGGACCCGCGGCGCGGTGTCGTGTACGAGACGGAGGACGCCTTCGAGCGGCCGTTCGGCCTGTTCTACCGGTTCCTGCCCGAGAAGCCGCTGGGCGGCCGGGGCTCGCTGCGGGCGGGCGGCAGGCTCCAGGCGATGCGCGTGCCCGGCGTGCCCGACCTGTCCTCGATCCAGGAGACGGGCGCGACCTTCGACCGCGTCGAATGGGTGGACGTGCCCGACCCGCTGGCGGACGGGACGCCCATCCGCTTCCAGGACTTCGGCCGGGGCGGCATCACCCACGCCCAGAAGCTGGAGGGCTGCTACTGGGGCGGGCGGAGCGTGTACTTCGTGTCGTCCTTCGCCCACAGCGAAGAGGGCTCGGCGGCCGACCACTACGGCCAGATCTGGCGCTACGACCCCGAGCGGCGCCGCCTCACCCTGGTGATCGTCTTCGGCCCGGACACCGACGTCCAGCTGCCGGGCGAGTCCCCCGACAACATCTGCCTGGCTCCCAGCGGCGGGCTGATGGTCTGCGAGGACGGCAACGGCGCCCAGCACGTCTTCGGCGTGACCCGGCGCGGCGAGGTGTACGCGATGGCCCGCGGCGCCCAGAACATCGGTACGGAGGAGGAGCCGGAGTGGGGTGAGTTCGCCGGCGTCACCTTCTCCCCCGACGGCGACACGATGTACGTCAACTGCTACACGCCGGGCACCACCTTCGCGGTGACCGGGCCCTGGCGCAGGTAG
- a CDS encoding FAD-dependent oxidoreductase has translation MTQNVQVSDSYWLQTAPGGAPRPALAEDLDVDVAVIGAGVAGLSAAWELTRAGRSVAVLEAGRVAAGVTGYTSAKLTVLHTLVYDRLRRTRGPEGARLYARSQSEAIEHAAGIVAELGIDCDWETRDAYTYVRDPGRVDELRAEAAAAEEAGLPASFVTETGLPFPVAGAVKVTGQAQFHPVKYLLALAADLEARGGRIFEGTTVQGLDEGEPCRVRTEAGATVTARDVVVATHYPIFDRALLFARLSPRRELVVAGTVEADRDVDGMYITPEENTRSVRTAPLADAGRRLLVVTGEHFTPGTGDTRERFETLAAWADEHFPGVERTHAWATQDIDPTDTVPMVGPLHPGAHHTYVATGFGGWGLSGGMMAGRLLTAQITGEECAWSGLYDPRRLRTAVREAPALLKTQAEVARHFVGDRLRPTPPVEALPPGEGAVVRAGGDRLAVYRDEEGALHAVSPRCTHLGCLVDFNAAERAWECPCHGSRFGTDGRVLEGPATKPLERREI, from the coding sequence ATGACTCAGAACGTGCAGGTCAGCGACTCGTACTGGCTTCAGACGGCACCGGGCGGCGCGCCCCGTCCCGCGCTCGCGGAGGATCTCGACGTCGACGTCGCCGTGATCGGCGCCGGTGTCGCCGGGCTCAGCGCGGCCTGGGAGCTGACCCGGGCCGGGCGGAGCGTGGCGGTGCTGGAGGCCGGGCGGGTCGCCGCCGGGGTCACCGGGTACACCAGCGCCAAGCTGACCGTCCTGCACACCCTGGTCTACGACAGGCTGCGCCGCACCCGCGGCCCCGAGGGCGCCCGGCTGTACGCCCGCTCGCAGTCCGAGGCGATCGAGCACGCCGCCGGGATCGTCGCCGAGCTGGGCATCGACTGCGACTGGGAGACCCGGGACGCCTACACGTACGTCCGCGACCCGGGCCGCGTGGATGAGCTGCGCGCCGAGGCGGCCGCGGCCGAGGAGGCGGGGCTGCCCGCGTCGTTCGTGACGGAGACCGGGCTGCCGTTCCCGGTGGCGGGCGCCGTGAAGGTGACCGGACAGGCCCAGTTCCACCCCGTCAAGTACCTGCTGGCCCTCGCCGCGGACCTGGAGGCGCGCGGCGGGCGGATCTTCGAGGGCACCACCGTCCAGGGTCTGGACGAGGGCGAGCCGTGCCGGGTGCGGACGGAGGCGGGGGCGACGGTCACTGCCCGGGACGTCGTGGTGGCCACCCACTACCCGATCTTCGACCGGGCCCTGCTCTTCGCCCGCCTCTCCCCGCGCCGCGAACTGGTCGTCGCCGGGACCGTCGAGGCGGACCGCGACGTCGACGGCATGTACATCACGCCGGAGGAGAACACCCGCTCGGTGCGCACGGCCCCCCTGGCCGACGCGGGCCGCCGCCTGCTCGTCGTCACCGGCGAGCACTTCACCCCCGGCACGGGCGACACCCGCGAGCGCTTCGAGACCCTCGCCGCCTGGGCGGACGAGCACTTCCCAGGCGTCGAGCGCACCCACGCCTGGGCCACCCAGGACATCGACCCCACCGACACCGTGCCGATGGTGGGCCCGCTGCACCCGGGCGCGCACCACACGTACGTCGCCACCGGCTTCGGCGGCTGGGGGCTGAGCGGCGGCATGATGGCGGGCCGGCTGCTCACCGCGCAGATCACCGGCGAGGAGTGCGCGTGGAGCGGGCTGTACGACCCGCGCCGGCTGCGCACGGCGGTGCGGGAGGCGCCCGCGCTGCTCAAGACGCAGGCCGAGGTGGCCCGGCACTTCGTCGGCGACCGGCTGCGGCCCACCCCGCCGGTGGAGGCGCTGCCGCCGGGCGAGGGCGCGGTGGTCCGGGCGGGCGGCGACCGGCTCGCGGTCTACCGGGACGAGGAGGGCGCCCTGCACGCCGTCTCGCCGCGCTGCACCCACCTGGGCTGCCTGGTCGACTTCAACGCGGCCGAACGCGCCTGGGAGTGCCCCTGCCACGGCTCCCGCTTCGGCACGGACGGCAGGGTGCTGGAGGGCCCGGCGACCAAGCCGCTGGAGCGGCGGGAGATCTGA
- a CDS encoding SulP family inorganic anion transporter — protein sequence MSPIADRNRRFPHWRQDLTASLVVFLVALPLCVGVAVASGVPAELGLVTGIVGGLVTGFLPGSSLQVSGPAAGLTVLVFGAVDQYGLPALGVIVLATGIVQLAMGALKLGRWFRAISLSVVEGMLAGIGLVLIAGQLYSAAGLQAPASGIDKLTGLPGAAADALGSTGALTSLALGAGTVAVMVLWKRLPKRARTVPGALAAVALATAVTAAFGLSVATVEVSGLLDVIQPTGADAFGELANVGLLGTIVAFTLIASAESLFSAAAVDRLHDGPRTEYDKELMAQGAGNTVCGVLGALPMTAVIVRSSANVAAGARTKASRVLHGVWLLLFAALLPSVLGLIPLPALAGILVHAGWKLIPFRSILPLWRDHRGEALILVVTAVSIVAVNMFEGVLIGLALSVVKTAWEASHLKLEIVDKGAGPVQAHLTGNATFLRLPKILEGLEALPQDRPVELDLSGLHHLDHACRTALENWAERHSAAGTDPVKVTEPERAGV from the coding sequence ATGTCCCCCATAGCCGACCGGAACCGGAGGTTCCCGCACTGGCGGCAGGACCTCACCGCGTCCCTCGTCGTGTTCCTGGTCGCGCTCCCGCTGTGCGTGGGCGTGGCCGTCGCCTCCGGTGTTCCGGCCGAACTCGGCCTGGTCACCGGCATCGTGGGCGGTCTGGTCACCGGGTTCCTGCCGGGCAGCAGCCTCCAGGTCTCCGGCCCGGCCGCCGGGCTGACCGTGCTGGTCTTCGGCGCGGTCGACCAGTACGGCCTGCCGGCGCTCGGCGTGATCGTGCTCGCCACCGGGATCGTCCAGCTCGCGATGGGCGCTCTGAAGCTGGGGCGCTGGTTCCGGGCGATCTCCCTGTCGGTCGTCGAGGGCATGCTGGCCGGCATCGGCCTGGTGCTCATCGCGGGCCAGCTCTACTCGGCCGCCGGTCTCCAGGCGCCCGCCTCCGGCATCGACAAGCTCACCGGGCTGCCGGGGGCCGCCGCCGACGCGCTGGGCAGCACCGGAGCCCTGACCTCGCTCGCCCTGGGCGCGGGCACCGTCGCGGTGATGGTGCTGTGGAAGCGGCTGCCGAAGCGGGCACGGACCGTGCCGGGGGCGCTGGCCGCGGTCGCTCTGGCCACCGCCGTCACGGCGGCGTTCGGACTGTCGGTCGCGACCGTCGAGGTGAGCGGCCTGCTGGACGTGATCCAGCCGACCGGCGCCGACGCCTTCGGCGAGCTGGCGAACGTGGGCCTGCTCGGCACGATCGTCGCGTTCACGCTGATCGCCTCGGCGGAGAGCCTGTTCAGCGCCGCGGCGGTGGACCGGCTGCACGACGGGCCGCGCACCGAGTACGACAAGGAGCTGATGGCGCAGGGCGCGGGCAACACCGTGTGCGGCGTCCTCGGCGCGCTGCCGATGACCGCGGTCATCGTGCGCAGCTCCGCCAACGTCGCCGCGGGCGCCCGCACCAAGGCGTCCCGGGTGCTGCACGGTGTGTGGCTGCTGCTGTTCGCGGCGCTGCTGCCGTCCGTGCTGGGCCTGATCCCGCTGCCCGCGCTGGCGGGCATCCTGGTGCACGCGGGCTGGAAGCTGATTCCGTTCCGCAGCATCCTGCCGCTGTGGCGCGACCACCGGGGCGAGGCGCTGATCCTGGTGGTCACGGCCGTCTCGATCGTCGCGGTCAACATGTTCGAGGGCGTGCTGATCGGTCTGGCCCTGTCCGTGGTCAAGACCGCCTGGGAGGCCTCGCACCTCAAGCTGGAGATCGTCGACAAGGGTGCGGGCCCCGTCCAGGCCCATCTCACCGGCAACGCCACCTTCCTGCGGCTGCCGAAGATCCTGGAGGGCCTGGAGGCGCTGCCGCAGGACCGCCCGGTCGAGCTGGACCTGTCCGGGCTGCACCACCTGGACCACGCCTGCCGCACGGCCCTGGAGAACTGGGCCGAACGGCACAGCGCCGCCGGCACGGATCCGGTGAAGGTCACGGAGCCGGAGAGGGCGGGGGTGTAG
- a CDS encoding peptidyl-tRNA hydrolase yields the protein MSNDPTTPVPAPVPAPDSPFRPEPGDRDLAPQFVLPLVVRIERAAPPSRTDALETAARAVLVMLGDERSTGDGAWARAVRDWQDARIRKVVRRARGAEWRRAEALPGITVTGKNAEVRVFPPVPLDGWPKDLARLQVSGTDLDDPEPPVDADPTAPVLWLNPDLDMSAGKAMAQAGHGAQLAWWELSDAERTAWRDAGFPLSVRTADPARWTGLTTGGLPVVRDAGFTEIAPGSCTVVADHPALRRARP from the coding sequence GTGAGCAACGACCCGACGACACCCGTCCCCGCGCCCGTTCCCGCCCCCGACAGCCCCTTCCGACCCGAGCCCGGCGACCGCGACCTCGCACCGCAGTTCGTGCTGCCGCTCGTGGTGCGCATCGAGCGGGCGGCACCGCCGTCCCGCACCGACGCGCTGGAGACCGCGGCCCGGGCGGTGCTGGTGATGCTCGGCGACGAGCGATCCACCGGTGACGGCGCGTGGGCGCGGGCGGTGCGGGACTGGCAGGACGCCCGCATCCGCAAGGTCGTGCGGCGGGCCCGCGGCGCGGAGTGGCGGCGGGCCGAGGCGCTGCCGGGCATCACGGTCACCGGCAAGAACGCCGAGGTACGCGTCTTCCCGCCGGTCCCGTTGGACGGCTGGCCCAAGGACCTGGCCCGCCTCCAGGTCTCCGGCACCGACCTCGACGACCCCGAGCCGCCGGTCGACGCCGACCCCACCGCGCCGGTGCTCTGGCTCAACCCCGACCTGGACATGTCGGCGGGCAAGGCGATGGCCCAGGCGGGCCACGGTGCGCAGCTCGCCTGGTGGGAGCTGTCCGACGCCGAGCGGACGGCCTGGCGCGACGCGGGCTTCCCGCTGTCGGTGCGCACCGCGGACCCGGCCCGCTGGACCGGCCTCACCACCGGCGGCCTGCCGGTGGTGCGGGACGCCGGGTTCACGGAGATCGCGCCGGGTTCGTGCACCGTGGTGGCGGACCATCCGGCGCTGCGGCGGGCGCGCCCGTAG
- a CDS encoding polysaccharide deacetylase family protein, which translates to MITLVRRATALCVLGAALAACGTTGAEQAPRPAPSAPDPSPSPSSSARTPTLAPGPAGLTPVFEHGPRTGGTKDGKPVALTFDADMTADQGPRAASGERFDNPGLITALRELKVPATVFMTGRWAEEYPDEARSIGRDPRFEIANHSYSHYAYTDDCYGLPTVPKERMRPDLERAYTAFEKAGVPNPMPYFRFPGGCYDKAALEELSATGVTAVQWDVVSGDAFATDADAVTRQVLDGVRPGSVVVMHCTRSAAPVTEEVVRSVVPELRRRGYRFVKVSELVGAANGHA; encoded by the coding sequence GTGATCACTCTCGTACGACGTGCCACCGCGCTCTGTGTCCTGGGCGCCGCCCTCGCCGCCTGCGGAACCACCGGGGCCGAGCAGGCCCCCCGTCCGGCGCCCTCGGCCCCCGACCCGTCCCCCTCCCCCTCCTCGTCCGCCCGGACGCCCACCCTCGCCCCCGGCCCCGCGGGCCTGACGCCCGTCTTCGAACACGGCCCGCGCACCGGCGGCACCAAGGACGGCAAGCCGGTCGCCCTCACCTTCGACGCCGACATGACCGCCGACCAGGGGCCGCGGGCGGCGTCCGGCGAGCGGTTCGACAACCCGGGCCTGATCACGGCGCTGCGGGAGCTGAAGGTGCCGGCCACGGTGTTCATGACCGGCCGCTGGGCGGAGGAGTACCCCGACGAGGCCCGCTCCATCGGCCGGGACCCGCGGTTCGAGATCGCCAACCACTCCTACAGCCACTACGCGTACACCGACGACTGCTACGGCCTGCCCACCGTGCCCAAGGAGCGCATGCGCCCGGACCTGGAGCGGGCGTACACGGCGTTCGAGAAGGCCGGGGTGCCGAACCCGATGCCGTACTTCCGCTTCCCCGGCGGCTGCTACGACAAGGCGGCCCTCGAGGAGTTGTCGGCCACCGGGGTCACCGCCGTGCAGTGGGACGTGGTGAGCGGGGACGCCTTCGCGACGGACGCCGACGCGGTGACCCGGCAGGTGCTCGACGGGGTGCGGCCGGGTTCGGTCGTCGTCATGCACTGCACGCGCAGCGCCGCCCCGGTGACCGAGGAGGTGGTGCGGTCGGTGGTGCCGGAGCTGCGCCGCCGGGGGTACCGCTTCGTGAAGGTCTCGGAGCTGGTCGGCGCCGCGAACGGGCACGCCTGA
- a CDS encoding ABC transporter, whose amino-acid sequence MTALLRYQTALLLRSQRWLPPVVLYAAALGIGVQGGQPVLDSLGWAAAVLLPVAAWLVRICVTGEPPAARECVSAARGPARSHLAAVLVGLAAAVVLGAVATVVVTLISDPVSTGHGTRVSPLPAAGAGLLAALVCALLGTAVGALTAWPVLRSPGRAVPALLLAALLALVASGSPARAAVSGLVTGSRSGAVPLPLLPLAGAAVIAAGAIAVACALGSRGPSA is encoded by the coding sequence ATGACCGCCCTGCTGCGCTACCAGACCGCGCTCCTGCTGCGCTCTCAGCGCTGGCTGCCGCCCGTCGTCCTGTACGCCGCCGCGCTCGGCATCGGCGTGCAGGGCGGGCAGCCGGTGCTCGACTCGCTGGGCTGGGCGGCGGCCGTGCTGCTGCCGGTCGCGGCCTGGCTGGTGCGGATCTGCGTCACGGGCGAGCCGCCCGCCGCGCGGGAGTGCGTGTCGGCGGCACGGGGTCCCGCGCGGTCCCACCTCGCCGCCGTACTGGTGGGGCTGGCCGCCGCCGTCGTCCTGGGCGCCGTCGCGACCGTCGTCGTGACGCTGATCAGCGACCCCGTCAGCACCGGTCACGGAACGCGCGTGTCCCCGCTTCCGGCGGCCGGTGCGGGGCTGCTCGCCGCGCTGGTGTGCGCCCTGCTCGGCACCGCCGTCGGCGCGCTCACCGCCTGGCCGGTGCTGCGCTCGCCCGGCCGCGCGGTCCCCGCCCTGCTGCTGGCGGCCCTGCTGGCGCTCGTGGCGTCGGGGTCCCCGGCGCGGGCGGCGGTCAGCGGCCTGGTCACCGGGTCCAGGTCGGGCGCGGTCCCGCTGCCGCTGCTGCCGCTGGCCGGGGCGGCGGTCATCGCCGCGGGCGCGATCGCCGTGGCCTGTGCGCTCGGCTCGCGCGGACCGTCAGCCTGA